From a region of the Etheostoma cragini isolate CJK2018 chromosome 20, CSU_Ecrag_1.0, whole genome shotgun sequence genome:
- the ky gene encoding kyphoscoliosis peptidase has translation MMSATVATQKFSFPFSCAGSARLSQPDEGIQKGCVQVKALELHDLQEKPILSEASPAAVVGALVQNKNHAQESPKPPPAGYKAAARVQQVRSDHAVVPRQSVFEKLTVESEDQRPAAKRQLSSESAARTITVVKKSAVRKDAEEHRDLRPRAHLGKSASPYPVALGKRRRRKDLFTNTEVFHRVDSHVIRTGTELKEKCVYDVKTIVQSIIQGARNELERLRAIWVWLCHNIEYDVSGYLGRSQKLSSPEEVIAAGRGVCCGYASLCAEMCREVGVECQEVPGHSKGIGYLQGQSLKHVKSDHLWNSVLLGGQWFLLDACWGAGRVDMERESFVKRFDDFYFLTDPEEFIDSHFPDEEKWQLLDSPVPLGEFERRVFKTSAFFTMGLRLIQPHQFHMVTDDGEANVSLSFSRPTTFTYEITQHQDLLHCGVPEQKESSNSSFGLLTVSHRSMKLQLLPPASGVYDVKVFARPEAATTAMIWVCSFTVECPIPRAREEIPENPFLSWGLQPAAGSLGITGSSQGSKAAEVEDGVYELALKTSRPLMVLCELVHPELEAAVAKRCLASQIQPDALTCHVLCPSRGFYRLSVFVRDYEKTQVKFQNAANFLLHCKGNVVRPDELFPPHLGTACGPGTRTSEAGLSKFSHTAALVSTQQGKCNITFHNQRDLELHTVLSREEDKTAAVPLSRHLFCTYTDSKVTVSVSLPDAGVYRLGLYAKITPGGDFSPMCDFVLRNSCNQPGLPFPCVYSAWRKGSVLFEPRVGLLEPLSWVRFRVRVPGAQRVSVMGETRTDLKLNKSRVWEGEVFSGNGLQQLKLAATSGESSDMAVLMTFDIKQLEK, from the exons ATGATGTCAGCTACAGTTGCAACTCAGAAGTTCTCTTTCCCCTTCTCCTGTGCGGGTTCTGCACGCCTCTCTCAGCCAGACGAGGGGATCCAGAAGGGATGCGTGCAGGTGAAGGCCCTGGAGCTTCATGACCTGCAGGAAAAACCAATCTTGAGCGAAGCGAGccctgctgctgttgtaggaGCTCTGGTACAGAATAAGAACCATGCCCAGGAGAGTCCAAAGCCTCCTCCTGCGGGGTACAAGGCAGCTGCCCGGGTCCAGCAGGTCAGGTCTGATCATGCTGTGGTCCCCAGGCAGAGTGTGTTTGAGAAACTGACCGTTGAAAGTGAAGATCAGCGTCCCGCGGCAAAGAGACAGCTGTCGTCTGAGAGCGCAGCCAGGACCATCACCGTGGTGAAGAAGAGTGCAGTAAGGAAGGACGCGGAGGAACACAGGGACCTGAGACCCAGAGCACACCTAGGGAAGAGCGCGTCGCCGTACCCTGTGGCGCTAGGGAAGAGGAGGCGTCGAAAGGACCTCTTTACCAACACTGAGGTCTTCCACAGGGTCGATTCCCATGTCATCAGGACAGGAACAGAG CTGAAGGAGAAGTGTGTGTATGATGTGAAGACGATAGTCCAGAGCATCATCCAAGGAGCCAGAAATGAGCTGGAGAGGCTGCGTGCCATCTGGGTCTGGCTGTGCCACAACATCG AGTATGACGTGAGTGGGTACCTTGGCCGCTCACAGAAGCTGAGCTCCCCAGAGGAGGTGATCGCCGCTGGCCGGGGCGTTTGCTGCGGCTACGCCAGCCTCTGCGCAGAGATGTGCAG AGAGGTCGGCGTCGAGTGCCAAGAAGTGCCGGGCCACAGTAAAGGCATCGGGTACCTTCAGGGTCAGAGCCTCAAGCATGTGAAATCCGATCACCTGTGGAACTCTGTGCTTCTGGGAGGACAGTGGTTCCTATTGGACGCCTGCTGGGGAGCAGGACGAGTAGATATGGAACGTGAAAGCTTCGTCAAAAG GTTTGATGATTTCTATTTCCTAACGGACCCAGAGGAGTTCATAGATTCACACTTCCCTGATGAGGAGAAATGGCAGCTCCTGGACTCGCCCGTCCCCCTGGGGGAGTTTGAGAGGAGGGTCTTCAAGACCTCCGCCTTCTTCACCATGGGGCTCAGGCTAATTCAGCCTCATCAGTTTCACATGGTCACAG ATGATGGCGAAGCAAATGTGTCCCTCAGCTTCTCCAGGCCAACCACTTTTACCTACGAGATCACACAGCACCAGGACCTCCTCCATTGTGGCGTTCCGGAGCAGAAAGAGTCCAGCAACTCCTCCTTTGGCCTTCTGACGGTCTCCCATCGGAGCATGAAGCTGCAGCTCCTGCCGCCTGCAAGCGGCGTGTACGATGTGAAGGTGTTTGCCCGGCCTGAAGCAGCCACCACGGCTATGATTTGGGTCTGCTCCTTCACGGTGGAGTGTCCGATCCCCAGGGCCAGGGAGGAGATCCCAGAGAACCCCTTCTTGTCTTGGGGCCTGCAGCCTGCAGCAGGGTCCCTGGGCATAACTGGCAGCAGCCAGGGCAGCAAGGCTGCTGAGGTGGAAGACGGTGTCTACGAGTTGGCGCTGAAGACGTCCAGGCCTTTGATGGTGCTGTGTGAACTGGTCCACCCAGAGCTGGAAGCTGCTGTAGCCAAGCGCTGCCTGGCTTCTCAGATTCAACCGGATGCCCTGACCTGCCACGTCCTGTGTCCCTCGCGTGGCTTCTACCGGCTGTCAGTGTTCGTGCGAGACTATGAGAAAACACAAGTCAAGTTCCAGAATGCTGCGAACTTCCTGTTGCACTGCAAAGGGAACGTGGTCCGTCCGGACGAGCTCTTCCCTCCCCACCTGGGCACGGCGTGCGGGCCGGGGACCCGCACGTCCGAGGCGGGGCTGTCCAAATTCAGCCACACGGCGGCGCTGGTGAGCACCCAGCAAGGCAAGTGCAACATCACCTTCCACAACCAGCGGGACCTTGAGCTTCACACGGTGCTCAGCCGGGAAGAGGACAAAACGGCAGCCGTCCCGCTATCACGGCACCTTTTctgcacatacacagacagcAAGGTGACGGTGAGCGTCAGCCTGCCCGATGCCGGGGTGTATCGGCTGGGGCTGTATGCTAAGATCACCCCTGGTGGAGATTTCAGCCCAATGTGTGACTTTGTCCTGAGGAACAGCTGTAATCAGCCTGGTCTTCCGTTCCCCTGCGTCTACTCAGCCTGGAGGAAAGGCTCTGTGCTCTTCGAGCCCCGCGTGGGCCTGCTGGAGCCCCTCTCGTGGGTCCGCTTCAGGGTGAGGGTCCCCGGGGCCCAGAGAGTGAGCGTGATGGGAGAGACGCGAACTGATCTGAAACTGAATAAGAGCAGAGTCTGGGAGGGGGAGGTTTTCAGCGGAAACGGTCTCCAACAACTGAAACTGGCTGCGACGTCAGGAGAGTCTAGTGACATGGCTGTTTTGATGACCTTTGACATCAAGCAGTTGGAGAAATAA